Proteins from a genomic interval of Diospyros lotus cultivar Yz01 chromosome 6, ASM1463336v1, whole genome shotgun sequence:
- the LOC127804285 gene encoding amino acid transporter AVT6A → MTIGSLKPEEVEKSRKSKHVADHEAPLLPTKREEDSRFDEFDGASFPGAVFNLSTTIVGAGIMALPATMKALGLVLGIAMIIFMAFLTEASIEMLLRFSRAGKTTSYGGVMGDTFGKFGKIFLQICVLVNNIGVLVVYMIIIGDVLSGTSSSGVHHAGVLEGWFGVHWWNGRTFVLLVTTLAVFAPLACLKRIDSLRFTSALSVALAVVFLVVMVGITTIKLVNGSILMPRLLPNVTNLTSFLNLFTVVPVLVTAYICHYNVHSIDNELEDNTQIKAIVRSALALCSSVYVMTSLFGFLLFGNATLDDVLANFDADLGIPYGSLLNDIVRVSYAAHLMLVFPIVFHPLRLNLDGLFFPSARPLASDNLRFALISFGLISIIFLGANFIPSIWDAFQFTGATAAVCIGFIFPAAITLRDRYGIATKKDKILCVFMIVLAVFSNLVAIYSDAYALFKKNASSPSE, encoded by the exons ATGACTATTGGAAGCCTGAAGCCAGAAGAAGTGGAGAAGTCCAGAAAGAGCAAACATGTTGCTGACCACGAAGCACCTCTCTTGCCCACTAAACGAGAGGAAGACAGTAGATTTGATGAGTTTGACGGGGCTTCATTTCCAGGGGCAGTGTTTAATTTGTCAACCACAATTGTGGGTGCTGGAATCATGGCCTTGCCTGCAACAATGAAAGCCTTGGGTCTTGTTCTTGGGATTGCTATGATCATCTTTATGGCTTTCCTCACAGAGGCTTCAATTGAGATGTTGCTTAGATTTAGCAGGGCTGGGAAAACAACTTCGTATGGTGGTGTTATGGGGGACACCTTTGGAAAGTTTGGGAAGATTTTTCTGCAAATATGTGTTTTAGTCAACAATATTGGTGTACTTGTAGTGTATATGATCATTATAG GTGATGTGCTTTCTGGAACGTCGTCAAGTGGAGTTCACCATGCTGGTGTGTTGGAAGGATGGTTTGGAGTGCATTGGTGGAATGGCCGCACCTTTGTTCTTCTGGTTACAACCCTTGCTGTGTTTGCTCCATTAGCGTGCTTAAAGCGTATAG ATTCGTTGAGATTCACTTCTGCTTTATCAGTTGCACTGGCGGTTGTTTTCCTTGTTGTGATGGTAGGAATCACCACTATCAAGTTGGTAAATGGAAGCATTTTGATGCCAAGGTTGCTTCCCAATGTTACTAATTTGACATCGTTCTTGAATCTCTTTACTGTAGTTCCAGTTCTCGTCACTGCATACATCTGCCACTACAATG TCCACTCAATAGACAATGAACTTGAAGACAATACACAGATAAAAGCAATTGTGCGATCTGCACTAGCACTCTGCTCATCGGTTTATGTAATGACAAGCCTATTTGGGTTCCTCCTATTTGGCAATGCAACTCTTGATGATGTTCTTGCCAATTTTGATGCTGACCTTGGTATTCCATATGGTTCTCTACTCAATGATATTGTTCGTGTTAGCTATGCTGCCCACCTCATGCTTGTCTTTCCAATTGTTTTCCATCCACTACGGTTAAACCTTGATGGCCTCTTCTTTCCCTCCGCGAGGCCTTTGGCATCAGACAACTTGAGGTTTGCTTTAATCAGCTTTGGGCTCATTTCTATTATCTTCTTGGGTGCAAATTTTATACCCAGCATTTGGGATGCTTTCCAATTCACTGGAGCAACTGCTGCAGTTTGCATTGGCTTCATCTTTCCTGCTGCTATTACTCTCAG GGATCGTTATGGCATAGCAACAAAAAAGGACAAGATCTTATGTGTTTTCATGATTGTCCTTGCTGTGTTTTCAAACCTGGTGGCCATTTACAGTGATGCATATGCCTTGTTCAAGAAGAATGCATCATCACCAAGCGAGTAA
- the LOC127803254 gene encoding pentatricopeptide repeat-containing protein At3g02330, mitochondrial has product MTSLASQLCFGRLLFCPTFKTLPACLLSICAIATVTEGKTRSSGRKTFSRIFQECSDRRALSQGKQGHARIIVSGFEPTIFVTNCLIQLYIRCSNLHYAHKVFDHMPLRDTVSWNAMISGYARVGNMPVAQSMFDLMPEKDVISWNSLISGYLQNGSHHMSIDIFFQMGRAGAASDHTTFAVLLKACSALEKYDLGIQIHGHAVAMGYDHDVMTGSAMVDMYAKCKRLGESLQFFREMPEKNWVSWSSIIAGCVQNEDLLAGLELFKEMQKEGVGVSQSTYASVFRSCAALSAVRLGSQLHAHSLKADFGYDIIVGTATVDMYAKSGNLPDARKLFNTLRNRNLQSYNAIIVGYARSCQGFEAFQIFRLLLKSGLGLDEISLSGALSACAAIKGYLEGIQVHGLAIKSTFWSNACVGNAILDMYGKCGALLEARSVFDEMESRDAVSWNAIIAAYEQNGNEEMTLSLFVGMLRTRMEPDEFSYGSVLKACAGRQVLNYGMEVHNRIIKSGMGFDLFVGSAIVDMYCKCAKVEEAEKLHYRMAKQTMVSWNALISGFSLNEQSEEAQKFFSQMLEMGIKPDHFTYATVLDTCANLATVGLGKQIHAQILKHELQSDVYISSTLVDMYSKCGIMQDSRLVFEKAPKRDFVTWNAMICGYAQHGLGEEALKTFEDMQLEGVKPNHSTFVSVLRACAHMGFVDKGLEYFHAMLSDYGLDPQLEHYSCMVDILGRSGQVIEASKLIQKMPFQADDVIWRTLLSMCKMHRNVEVAEQAVSSLLQLDPQDSAAYILLSNIYADAGMWDEVSKLRKIMRFSGVKKEPGCSWIEVKSELHMFVIGDKAHPRCKEIYGNLNLLIAEMMKWAGYLHDTDSVLEDEELVEELSQSVA; this is encoded by the coding sequence ATGACGTCACTTGCCTCTCAGCTTTGCTTCGGAAGACTCCTTTTTTGCCCTACATTCAAGACTCTTCCCGCCTGCTTATTAAGCATCTGTGCAATTGCTACAGTTACGGAGGGCAAGACACGCTCCAGCGGAAGAAAAACCTTTTCCCGCATTTTCCAAGAATGCTCGGATCGGAGAGCTCTTAGTCAGGGCAAACAAGGGCATGCTCGCATCATTGTATCTGGCTTTGAACCCACCATCTTCGTTACCAACTGTTTGATCCAATTGTACATAAGGTGCTCTAATTTACATTATGCTCATAAGGTATTCGACCACATGCCTCTTCGAGACACTGTTTCTTGGAACGCTATGATTTCCGGCTATGCCAGGGTTGGGAATATGCCAGTAGCGCAGTCAATGTTTGACTTGATGCCGGAGAAGGATGTTATCTCATGGAATTCCTTGATTTCTGGGTACTTGCAGAATGGTAGCCATCACATGTCAATTGACATCTTTTTCCAAATGGGAAGGGCAGGTGCAGCGTCAGACCATACAACTTTTGCTGTTCTTTTGAAGGCGTGCTCGGCTTTAGAGAAATATGATTTGGGAATTCAGATTCATGGGCATGCAGTTGCCATGGGCTATGATCATGATGTGATGACTGGAAGTGCAATGGTAGATATGTATGCAAAATGTAAGAGATTAGGTGAGTCATTGCAGTTTTTCCGTGAGATGCCTGAAAAGAATTGGGTTTCTTGGAGTTCTATAATTGCAGGTTGTGTCCAAAATGAGGACCTTTTGGCTGGTTTAGAATTGTTCAAAGAGATGCAAAAAGAGGGAGTTGGGGTGAGTCAATCTACTTATGCTAGTGTTTTCAGGTCCTGTGCAGCCTTATCTGCAGTACGGTTGGGGTCTCAATTGCATGCTCATTCTCTGAAGGCTGATTTTGGATATGATATTATAGTAGGAACTGCAACTGTGGATATGTATGCAAAGTCTGGCAATTTACCTGATGCTAGAAAGCTATTTAACACGTTAAGAAATCGTAATTTGCAGTCTTACAATGCGATAATTGTTGGGTATGCTCGAAGTTGTCAGGGTTTTGAAGCTTTCCAGATATTTCGGCTTTTGCTCAAGTCTGGTCTTGGGCTTGACGAGATAAGCCTATCCGGCGCACTTAGTGCTTGTGCAGCGATCAAAGGGTATTTGGAGGGGATCCAAGTACATGGATTAGCTATTAAGAGTACTTTTTGGTCAAATGCCTGTGTGGGAAATGCCATTTTGGATATGTATGGAAAATGTGGAGCTCTGTTGGAAGCTCGCTCTGTTTTTGATGAGATGGAAAGCAGAGATGCTGTCTCCTGGAATGCAATTATTGCAGCTTATGAGCAGAATGGAAATGAAGAGATGACTTTGTCACTATTTGTTGGGATGCTCAGGACAAGAATGGAACCTGACGAGTTCTCGTATGGTAGTGTCTTGAAAGCTTGTGCTGGTCGGCAGGTTCTGAACTATGGCATGGAGGTCCATAATAGAATAATCAAATCTGGGATGGGGTTTGATTTGTTTGTTGGAAGTGCTATTGTGGATATGTATTGCAAGTGTGCAAAGGTGGAAGAAGCAGAGAAGCTCCATTATAGAATGGCGAAACAAACAATGGTTTCCTGGAATGCATTGATCTCCGGGTTCTCACTGAATGAACAGAGCGAGGAAGCTCAGAAATTCTTTTCTCAGATGTTAGAAATGGGAATTAAGCCTGATCATTTCACTTATGCAACAGTTCTTGATACTTGTGCTAATCTGGCAACGGTTGGCCTCGGGAAGCAAATCCATGCGCAAATTCTCAAGCACGAATTGCAATcagatgtatatatatcaagcaCTCTTGTTGACATGTACTCAAAGTGTGGAATTATGCAGGACTCCAGGCTGGTGTTTGAGAAGGCACCGAAGCGGGACTTTGTTACGTGGAATGCTATGATCTGTGGCTATGCTCAGCATGGTCTTGGAGAAGAGGCACTTAAGACATTTGAGGATATGCAACTTGAGGGTGTGAAACCAAACCACTCAACTTTTGTTTCAGTCCTCCGAGCTTGTGCACATATGGGGTTTGTTGACAAAGGGTTGGAATACTTCCATGCAATGTTGAGTGATTATGGGCTGGATCCTCAATTGGAACATTACTCTTGTATGGTAGACATACTAGGGAGATCGGGCCAGGTTATTGAGGCTTCGAAGCTTATCCAGAAGATGCCTTTTCAGGCTGATGATGTCATCTGGAGGACTTTGCTTAGTATGTGCAAGATGCATAGGAATGTAGAGGTGGCAGAACAGGCAGTGAGTTCTCTTTTGCAATTGGACCCTCAGGATTCTGCTGCTTATATTCTTCTGTCTAATATTTATGCTGATGCTGGAATGTGGGATGAGGTGTcaaaattgaggaaaatcaTGAGGTTTAGTGGGGTAAAGAAAGAGCCAGGCTGCAGCTGGATTGAGGTAAAGAGCGAGTTACATATGTTCGTTATTGGGGACAAAGCTCATCCGAGATGCAAAGAGATCTATGGGAATCTAAATCTGCTAATAGCTGAGATGATGAAATGGGCAGGTTATCTCCATGATACTGATTCTGTGCTAGAGGATGAGGAGCTAGTAGAAGAGCTTTCACAATCTGTAGCTTAA